One genomic segment of Paenibacillus xylanexedens includes these proteins:
- a CDS encoding 5' nucleotidase, NT5C type, with amino-acid sequence MKKPIIAVDMDDTICHLVKRAIYHNNLNFPTHPLRYEDMIHWDTSHLRHPESTHDVFYGRPGLFEELELYDEYVVDEMRKLNDAYDVIVVTAAEPRTVVEKWNWLQQHMPFITAEQFITCKRKNLLGFDLLIDDGAHNLIPAHEDGKKVICIPHPWNIQERERYNFPLMSSWKEAKAYIDEVLQVVGV; translated from the coding sequence ATGAAGAAGCCTATTATTGCTGTAGATATGGATGACACGATATGTCATCTGGTCAAGCGGGCTATATATCACAACAACCTCAACTTCCCGACCCATCCGTTGCGCTACGAGGATATGATTCATTGGGATACATCCCATTTGCGTCATCCAGAGAGCACGCATGATGTATTTTATGGTCGGCCGGGTCTGTTCGAGGAATTGGAATTATACGATGAGTATGTAGTAGATGAGATGCGAAAGCTGAACGATGCTTATGATGTCATTGTTGTGACGGCAGCAGAACCAAGAACAGTTGTTGAGAAGTGGAACTGGCTCCAGCAGCATATGCCTTTTATAACCGCAGAACAGTTTATTACATGCAAAAGAAAAAACTTGCTCGGTTTCGATCTGCTCATTGATGATGGAGCACATAATTTGATTCCCGCGCATGAGGATGGCAAAAAGGTCATCTGTATCCCACATCCATGGAACATACAGGAGCGTGAGCGATACAACTTTCCGTTGATGTCTTCATGGAAAGAGGCCAAGGCATACATAGATGAAGTGTTACAGGTTGTTGGTGTCTGA
- a CDS encoding putative immunity protein: MAKPTFKDAPLRSEIEDLAKQQDHHTLACWAAECAARVLYIFEKKTEDLRARDAIDAGRGWICGEITMVDARKAAFAAHAAAREADHVAASAASRAAGHAAATAHVKGHAVHAATYAVKAIFYDCMMEEQERHVLEERTWQYQYLLGGCNDHGERTR; the protein is encoded by the coding sequence ATGGCAAAACCTACATTCAAAGATGCACCTTTACGTAGTGAAATAGAGGATTTGGCTAAGCAACAGGATCACCATACATTGGCCTGTTGGGCTGCGGAGTGTGCGGCACGTGTCTTGTATATATTTGAGAAGAAGACGGAGGATCTTCGCGCCCGTGATGCCATTGACGCAGGAAGAGGTTGGATCTGTGGTGAGATTACCATGGTTGATGCTCGAAAGGCGGCTTTTGCAGCTCATGCTGCTGCACGGGAAGCCGATCATGTCGCTGCCTCTGCTGCATCTCGTGCGGCGGGGCACGCAGCAGCAACGGCACATGTGAAAGGCCATGCGGTGCATGCCGCAACGTATGCAGTGAAAGCTATCTTTTATGACTGTATGATGGAAGAACAAGAACGTCATGTCCTGGAAGAGAGAACGTGGCAATATCAATATCTGTTGGGAGGTTGTAATGATCATGGGGAAAGAACACGTTAG
- a CDS encoding AAA family ATPase, whose amino-acid sequence MKLVIIFGPQAVGKMTVGQELEKITKLKLFHNHMTIELVSPFFSYGTPQGKRLVSLFRQEIFEEVAKSDLPGLIFTFVWALDAESDGEYIRKISELFTSQGGQVCYVELEADASERLERNKSPHRLLHKPTKRDIAWSERDLLDTMKLYRLNSEPGEIMHEHYIRIDNTHKSPDEVAKLIQERFNL is encoded by the coding sequence ATGAAATTGGTGATTATTTTTGGTCCGCAGGCTGTGGGCAAAATGACGGTTGGGCAAGAACTGGAGAAGATAACAAAGCTTAAATTGTTTCATAACCATATGACGATTGAATTGGTGTCTCCTTTCTTCAGCTATGGCACACCACAAGGCAAAAGACTGGTAAGTCTGTTCCGTCAGGAGATTTTCGAAGAAGTGGCAAAGAGTGACCTGCCGGGTTTAATTTTCACATTTGTGTGGGCTTTGGACGCGGAGTCAGATGGTGAATACATCCGTAAGATCAGTGAGTTGTTTACATCTCAAGGGGGTCAGGTCTGTTATGTGGAACTGGAAGCCGATGCATCGGAAAGATTGGAGCGCAATAAAAGTCCGCATCGCCTGTTACATAAGCCAACAAAGCGAGACATCGCGTGGTCTGAGCGAGATTTGCTTGATACGATGAAGCTTTATCGATTGAATTCGGAACCGGGGGAAATCATGCATGAGCACTACATACGGATTGATAACACACACAAGAGCCCGGATGAAGTGGCAAAGTTAATCCAGGAACGCTTTAATTTGTAA
- a CDS encoding beta-glucoside-specific PTS transporter subunit IIABC → MKHEQLAKDILSGVGGKQNINSVVHCATRLRFKLKNDNNAKTDELKNLPGVITVMQSGGQYQVVVGNEVSDVYKALLQVGNMNADEPVSSDDSESSGKKESLLGQFIDLISGVFTPILGLLAATGMIKGFLSMFTSLEWLDPASGTYQLLNAAGDCLFYFFPIFLGYTAMKKFGGSPFLGMAIGASLVYPTLSGLSGGEPLYTLFAGTLFESPIHITFLGIPVILMSYSSSVIPIIIAAYFGAKVEAFFKKIIPSVVRTFLTPFFTILIVVPVTFLLIGPIATWASQLIGAGVSGIYDLSPLVTGIVVGGLWQVLVIFGLHWGIVPIMLLNLSTLKADPILAMMFAASFAQIGAVLGVMLKTKNTKLKSLGVPAFVSGIFGVTEPAIYGLTLPLKKPFIMSCIASATAGGIIGFAGSKMFVFASGIFGVPALISPTEGINYEFWMAMIATIIAFVLGFVLVYFVGFKDPANPEAAKQAPEPVKEEKAALEPNPNNRYEIASPMTGEVVPLQEINDATFAGEHMGKGIAIRPTSGRVVSPINGVVQTIYRTKHAIGLVDDQGVEILIHIGQDTVQLKGQHFTAHVKDGDRVSVGDLIVEFDQQAIIEAGYETVTPIIVTNTADYLDVVATTSREVQEKDKLVTVIG, encoded by the coding sequence ATGAAACACGAGCAATTAGCCAAAGACATTCTGTCTGGCGTTGGTGGAAAACAGAACATTAACAGCGTGGTGCACTGCGCGACCAGACTTCGTTTCAAATTAAAAAATGACAATAATGCCAAAACAGACGAACTCAAAAATCTGCCTGGAGTCATAACGGTAATGCAAAGTGGGGGACAATACCAGGTAGTCGTGGGTAACGAAGTGTCTGATGTGTATAAAGCCTTGTTACAGGTGGGTAATATGAATGCGGATGAACCGGTCTCAAGTGATGATTCAGAATCTTCCGGTAAAAAAGAGAGTCTTCTGGGTCAGTTTATCGACTTGATCTCGGGTGTATTTACACCAATTCTCGGCTTGCTAGCTGCAACAGGGATGATCAAAGGTTTCCTGTCCATGTTTACTTCTCTCGAATGGTTGGACCCGGCTTCAGGAACATATCAATTGTTGAATGCTGCAGGTGACTGTCTGTTCTACTTCTTCCCAATCTTCCTGGGTTACACAGCTATGAAAAAATTCGGTGGATCTCCATTCCTCGGGATGGCCATCGGAGCATCACTTGTATATCCGACCTTATCCGGTCTTAGTGGTGGGGAACCGCTCTATACGCTGTTTGCAGGCACATTGTTTGAATCACCGATTCATATCACGTTCCTGGGTATTCCCGTTATTTTGATGAGTTATTCCTCATCCGTCATTCCGATTATTATTGCTGCTTATTTTGGGGCAAAGGTAGAAGCGTTCTTCAAAAAAATCATTCCTTCTGTTGTGAGAACGTTCCTCACGCCATTCTTCACAATTCTGATTGTTGTACCTGTAACATTCCTCTTGATTGGTCCAATCGCGACATGGGCAAGTCAGCTGATTGGTGCCGGGGTATCGGGCATCTATGACTTGAGTCCGTTGGTAACTGGTATTGTTGTGGGTGGATTGTGGCAAGTATTAGTAATCTTCGGGTTACACTGGGGTATCGTACCAATCATGTTGCTCAATCTGTCAACTCTGAAAGCAGATCCGATTCTGGCGATGATGTTTGCTGCTTCTTTTGCTCAGATTGGTGCTGTTCTTGGCGTTATGCTTAAAACGAAAAATACCAAACTTAAATCACTGGGTGTTCCTGCCTTTGTGTCAGGGATTTTTGGTGTAACTGAGCCTGCTATTTATGGTCTTACTTTGCCATTGAAGAAACCATTTATTATGAGTTGTATTGCTTCTGCAACCGCTGGGGGTATTATTGGATTTGCAGGTTCCAAAATGTTTGTATTTGCTTCAGGCATCTTTGGTGTTCCAGCGCTGATTAGTCCCACAGAGGGGATCAACTATGAATTCTGGATGGCCATGATTGCCACTATCATTGCTTTTGTACTAGGTTTTGTTCTCGTTTATTTTGTAGGATTCAAAGATCCTGCTAATCCAGAGGCTGCCAAACAGGCTCCAGAGCCAGTAAAAGAAGAGAAGGCTGCACTTGAGCCTAATCCAAACAATCGCTACGAAATTGCCAGCCCGATGACGGGTGAGGTAGTTCCTTTGCAAGAAATTAATGATGCTACATTTGCTGGTGAACATATGGGTAAAGGGATTGCTATTCGCCCAACCAGTGGGAGAGTTGTATCCCCGATTAATGGTGTAGTACAGACGATTTATCGTACCAAACATGCAATTGGTCTTGTAGATGATCAAGGTGTAGAGATTTTGATCCATATCGGTCAGGATACAGTACAGCTCAAAGGTCAACATTTCACTGCACATGTGAAAGATGGAGATCGTGTGAGTGTTGGCGATCTGATCGTTGAATTCGATCAGCAGGCCATTATTGAGGCGGGATATGAGACCGTAACACCGATTATTGTAACTAATACGGCTGATTATTTGGACGTGGTTGCTACAAC
- a CDS encoding acyltransferase encodes MNQPVNRPRRIEYLDLYRAFAIMAVVAIHATSTAVAHYPKHTLDHDVYYFWNTFLQFAVPAFLFLSSLVLFYNYSSKVNEKGWMLAFYKKRLFNVFVPYVVWSLIYFAIKQLLAGKEPLTHGVQFAKQLVMGTAHTHLYFFLIILQFYIVFPWLLSLTRHRLFNRYLPLFFIAGQAIFYALHLQFHFERTGSLLPSYLIVIGFGAWVGLNFEGALNKLYTHRYMLIAALLGGGAIFIYGNACIKTAFAAYPVITYTVLFLFRNLFTLSACLLLLIFSERIGTGKHTEVRKATRILDSLGTVAFGVFLMHPLVLLFWRREFTDDLARHFSVGIILSYVVALLISWICAMGLRRMKWGWVLIGR; translated from the coding sequence ATGAATCAACCGGTTAATCGGCCCCGGCGAATTGAGTATCTGGATCTCTATCGTGCTTTTGCCATCATGGCAGTGGTAGCTATTCATGCAACTTCAACAGCAGTTGCGCATTACCCCAAGCATACATTAGATCATGATGTGTATTATTTCTGGAACACGTTTTTGCAATTTGCCGTTCCAGCGTTTCTGTTCCTGTCCTCCCTGGTCTTGTTCTACAACTACAGCTCCAAGGTGAATGAGAAGGGTTGGATGCTCGCTTTTTATAAGAAGCGTTTATTTAATGTATTTGTACCCTATGTGGTGTGGTCCCTTATCTATTTTGCCATTAAACAGTTGCTTGCGGGCAAAGAACCTTTGACCCATGGTGTTCAATTTGCCAAACAATTAGTGATGGGAACCGCTCATACGCACTTGTACTTTTTTCTGATCATTCTTCAATTCTATATCGTTTTTCCATGGCTTCTGTCCCTTACACGCCACCGTTTGTTTAATCGTTATTTGCCATTATTCTTTATTGCGGGCCAAGCGATCTTCTATGCACTACATTTGCAGTTTCACTTCGAACGGACAGGAAGTTTGTTACCCAGTTATCTGATCGTGATTGGATTTGGCGCATGGGTTGGGTTAAACTTTGAGGGGGCATTGAACAAACTGTATACTCACCGTTATATGCTCATAGCTGCGTTGTTAGGTGGAGGTGCCATTTTTATATATGGTAATGCTTGTATCAAAACCGCTTTTGCTGCATACCCGGTTATTACCTATACCGTGCTGTTCCTGTTCCGTAATCTGTTTACCTTGTCAGCCTGCTTGCTCCTGTTGATCTTTAGTGAACGAATCGGCACAGGAAAACATACCGAGGTTCGTAAAGCTACTCGTATTCTGGACTCCTTGGGTACAGTTGCGTTCGGTGTATTTTTAATGCATCCACTCGTATTGCTCTTCTGGAGACGTGAATTCACAGATGACCTGGCTCGGCACTTCAGCGTAGGTATCATTCTATCTTATGTTGTGGCGCTTCTGATCTCATGGATCTGCGCGATGGGATTGCGCCGGATGAAGTGGGGATGGGTACTGATCGGACGTTAA
- the licT gene encoding BglG family transcription antiterminator LicT, with protein sequence MKIEKVLNNNAVVAMNDEQQEVIIIGRGIAYQKRAGDMVSEQHIDKIFTLQNEDIQENFKALISSIPLEYMKVSEEIIAYAKLKLGKKLNESIYLHLTDHIHFAIERYRKNLPIRNGLIWETKQLYKEEYEVGMEALNMICDQFGVILPEDEAGFMALHFVNAALNEEMPNIKSMTQVMQEILTIIKYHFKIDFDENSLTFYRFVTHLKFFAQRLVKGKHYKSNNDDELFLMIQKKYPAAHKCSEKIKKFIESNYTYQLTDEELMYLTIHIERVVNATSE encoded by the coding sequence GTGAAAATCGAGAAGGTGCTGAACAATAATGCTGTAGTTGCAATGAATGACGAACAACAGGAAGTTATTATCATTGGCCGGGGGATTGCTTATCAGAAGCGGGCGGGTGATATGGTTTCCGAGCAGCATATCGACAAGATATTTACTTTACAGAATGAAGATATTCAGGAAAACTTCAAGGCATTAATCTCAAGCATTCCTCTGGAATACATGAAAGTATCCGAGGAAATCATCGCTTATGCCAAGCTAAAACTTGGTAAGAAATTAAATGAGAGCATTTACTTACATCTTACAGATCATATTCACTTTGCTATTGAGCGGTATCGCAAGAATCTGCCCATACGCAACGGTTTAATCTGGGAGACAAAGCAGTTATACAAAGAGGAATATGAAGTCGGAATGGAAGCGCTCAATATGATCTGTGATCAGTTTGGTGTGATCTTGCCCGAGGACGAAGCCGGTTTTATGGCACTTCATTTTGTCAATGCAGCTTTGAACGAAGAAATGCCAAACATCAAGAGTATGACGCAGGTCATGCAGGAAATCTTGACAATCATCAAGTATCATTTCAAGATTGATTTTGATGAAAACTCACTGACTTTTTATCGTTTTGTCACGCATTTGAAGTTTTTCGCCCAACGTTTGGTGAAGGGAAAACATTACAAGAGCAACAACGATGATGAACTGTTCCTGATGATTCAGAAAAAGTATCCAGCAGCGCACAAGTGCTCGGAGAAAATCAAGAAATTCATTGAAAGCAACTACACGTATCAACTAACTGACGAAGAATTAATGTACTTAACGATTCATATTGAGAGAGTTGTGAATGCAACTTCTGAATAA
- a CDS encoding GNAT family N-acetyltransferase: MIMGKEHVRLIKPSKAYKDAYLAFYEDWVRSGELMVPWVISKDPYAFDEMLAFLQRNEQGIDIPEGWVKDSTYWLVTESQQIVGAVNIRHELNDKLFNSGGHIGYGIRPGERHNGYGSKILRLSLEKTRKLGISKVLVVCDAVNEPSRRVILRNGGIRDEDYVESNGNIVERFWIENVE; the protein is encoded by the coding sequence ATGATCATGGGGAAAGAACACGTTAGATTAATTAAACCATCAAAAGCCTATAAGGATGCGTATTTGGCATTTTATGAAGACTGGGTCAGAAGTGGAGAATTGATGGTTCCTTGGGTCATTTCCAAAGATCCTTATGCGTTCGATGAGATGTTGGCGTTTTTGCAGCGTAATGAACAAGGGATCGACATCCCGGAGGGCTGGGTCAAAGACAGTACATACTGGCTGGTCACGGAGAGTCAACAAATCGTGGGTGCCGTGAATATAAGACATGAGCTTAACGATAAATTGTTCAACAGTGGAGGGCATATTGGATATGGTATTCGTCCAGGAGAGCGGCACAATGGCTATGGTTCCAAAATTCTCAGGCTTTCTTTGGAGAAAACGAGAAAGCTTGGAATTTCCAAAGTATTGGTCGTATGCGATGCGGTTAATGAGCCTTCCAGAAGGGTTATCCTTCGAAATGGTGGCATTCGGGATGAAGACTATGTGGAGTCCAATGGCAACATTGTTGAACGATTCTGGATAGAAAATGTCGAATAA
- a CDS encoding alpha-L-rhamnosidase has product MFNVSHLRCEYRINPIGLDVKSPRLSWQLQSDRRNCMQSAYQIQLSLSEDFDEIAWDSGKISTDQSIHVELNHFQPSPQTRYYYRIQAWDDSGNDSGWSESAYFEMGLMDSHNKWQAEWITAQPSDDGDTSCPRMRKQFNVKQPVTSARIYVTALGLYELHMNNTRVGEDYFTPGWTSYCKRLQYQTYDVTHLLQDGQNILGANLGDGWYRGYLGWNKEREIFGSTSALLLELHMKYADGSEECIISNRDWTAAPSAIRMSDIYMGETYDARMESDWSDSSQTNWSPVNVLDHPKDIIVAQENVPVTQVEQLQPNALLTTPQGDRVIDMGQNMVGWVRFSIQGEVGQTVELHHAEILDHEGNFYTDNLRAAKQCIRYTCKGDGVESFEPHFTFQGFRYVKLVGFPEHIRLDEFTGIVLHSNMEQTGQFSCSSPLVNQLHHNILWGQKGNFLDVPTDCPQRDERLGWTGDAQMFVRTSSYLMNTAPFFTKWLRDLEADQGEDGGIPFFVPDLRNSTSEGWGDTSHSSAAWGDAAVICPWAIYEMYGDARLLDEQYGSMQRWIEYIHVQGDNPYLWNTGFHFGDWLGLDSKPDSYVGATDTDYVASAFYAYSVSLTQKAAEVLGKTDDAEYYKQLHTNIVHAFRNEFVTPAGKIAVPTQTAHVLGLQFDLLDVTARTRAVDQLAKLVKEAGNHLTTGFVGTPYLNPVLSDAGLHDLAYTLLFQEDYPSWLYQVTQGATTVWEHWDGIKEDGSLWSADMNSFNHYAYGAIGEWLYRYVAGIRSDEHQPGFRMVHIEPQPGPGLDWVEASLETMYGQVASSWHRLAEGEMEIRVHIPANTRGTVRLPGAGEQIVLEQGKPLDQISGVQDIQNIGDDVEVTLGSGSYQFTYKDTDAKKDRDVQQSVLTKSV; this is encoded by the coding sequence ATGTTCAACGTTAGTCACCTTCGCTGTGAGTATAGAATTAATCCGATAGGCCTTGATGTCAAATCACCGAGATTAAGCTGGCAGTTACAGTCTGATCGTCGAAATTGCATGCAATCCGCATACCAGATCCAGCTATCCCTGTCAGAAGATTTTGATGAGATTGCATGGGATTCTGGCAAGATAAGCACGGATCAATCCATACATGTGGAATTAAACCATTTTCAGCCTTCCCCGCAAACGCGATACTATTACCGGATTCAGGCATGGGATGATTCAGGAAATGATTCGGGCTGGTCCGAATCGGCTTATTTCGAGATGGGACTTATGGATAGTCATAACAAGTGGCAAGCAGAATGGATCACAGCTCAACCATCAGATGATGGAGATACGTCATGCCCGCGTATGCGCAAGCAGTTTAATGTGAAACAACCTGTTACTTCTGCCCGCATATATGTTACAGCACTTGGATTATACGAGTTGCATATGAACAACACAAGAGTAGGAGAAGATTATTTTACACCTGGTTGGACCTCTTATTGTAAGCGATTACAATATCAAACCTATGATGTTACCCACCTGCTTCAGGATGGACAGAATATTTTAGGTGCTAATCTGGGAGATGGCTGGTACCGAGGATATCTTGGCTGGAACAAAGAACGGGAGATATTTGGTTCAACGTCCGCATTGCTGCTGGAACTGCATATGAAATACGCAGATGGATCAGAGGAATGTATTATATCCAATAGGGATTGGACCGCTGCTCCTAGTGCCATTCGTATGTCGGACATCTATATGGGGGAGACGTATGATGCACGAATGGAGTCCGACTGGTCGGATTCATCTCAGACGAATTGGTCACCCGTGAACGTACTGGATCATCCCAAAGATATCATCGTTGCTCAGGAGAACGTACCCGTTACCCAAGTAGAACAGCTACAGCCAAATGCCTTGTTAACAACCCCACAGGGAGATCGTGTAATAGACATGGGGCAGAATATGGTGGGATGGGTGAGATTCAGCATTCAAGGTGAGGTAGGTCAGACGGTTGAGCTGCACCATGCTGAGATATTGGATCATGAAGGCAACTTTTACACCGATAATCTTCGCGCCGCCAAGCAGTGTATTCGCTACACGTGCAAGGGGGATGGCGTGGAATCATTTGAACCACATTTTACGTTCCAAGGGTTCCGCTATGTGAAGCTGGTTGGCTTCCCGGAACACATTCGTCTGGATGAATTCACCGGAATAGTGCTGCACTCGAATATGGAGCAAACAGGTCAGTTTTCATGCTCCAGTCCACTGGTGAACCAACTGCATCACAATATATTGTGGGGGCAAAAGGGGAATTTCCTTGATGTGCCGACAGACTGTCCACAGAGGGATGAACGTCTCGGATGGACCGGGGATGCACAGATGTTTGTCCGAACGTCCTCCTATCTGATGAATACGGCTCCCTTTTTTACCAAATGGTTGCGGGATCTGGAAGCGGATCAGGGAGAAGATGGCGGTATTCCATTCTTCGTTCCGGATCTGAGAAATTCCACGTCAGAAGGATGGGGTGACACCAGTCATTCCTCCGCCGCTTGGGGGGATGCAGCCGTCATCTGTCCTTGGGCGATCTATGAGATGTATGGGGATGCCAGATTACTGGATGAGCAATATGGGAGCATGCAACGTTGGATTGAATACATTCACGTGCAGGGTGACAATCCGTATCTGTGGAACACGGGATTCCATTTTGGCGATTGGCTGGGACTGGACTCTAAGCCTGATAGTTATGTCGGCGCAACGGACACGGATTATGTGGCATCTGCCTTCTATGCCTATTCGGTTTCGTTAACTCAAAAAGCGGCTGAGGTCCTTGGAAAGACAGATGATGCTGAATATTACAAGCAGTTGCACACAAACATTGTTCATGCGTTTCGAAATGAATTCGTGACTCCAGCCGGCAAAATTGCTGTTCCTACGCAAACAGCACATGTTCTGGGGCTTCAATTTGACCTGCTGGACGTGACTGCTCGAACTCGTGCTGTCGATCAATTGGCAAAACTCGTGAAAGAGGCGGGCAATCATCTTACTACAGGTTTCGTGGGCACACCTTATCTGAATCCGGTATTGAGTGATGCAGGTCTTCACGACCTGGCATATACATTACTTTTTCAAGAGGATTATCCGTCCTGGCTATATCAGGTGACTCAAGGCGCAACGACCGTCTGGGAACATTGGGATGGGATCAAAGAGGATGGAAGTCTCTGGAGTGCTGATATGAACTCATTTAACCACTATGCATACGGAGCGATTGGAGAATGGTTGTATCGTTACGTTGCCGGCATTCGGTCCGATGAACATCAGCCAGGATTCCGAATGGTGCATATCGAGCCGCAACCCGGACCTGGACTGGATTGGGTGGAAGCGAGTCTGGAGACGATGTATGGTCAAGTTGCTTCAAGCTGGCACCGACTGGCGGAGGGTGAAATGGAGATTCGGGTGCATATTCCCGCCAACACGAGAGGTACGGTACGTCTTCCTGGAGCAGGTGAACAGATCGTTCTGGAACAAGGGAAACCGTTGGATCAGATAAGTGGAGTTCAGGATATTCAAAACATTGGAGACGATGTTGAAGTCACACTTGGATCTGGAAGTTACCAATTTACGTACAAAGACACGGATGCGAAAAAGGATCGGGATGTTCAACAGTCTGTATTGACAAAGTCCGTATAA
- a CDS encoding helix-turn-helix transcriptional regulator: MNSSVQLMKSEYFLHNHLQLFVNRCSEDFVLPFHAHDFIEYSYVVEGKGFHHIGEDVIPVTKGMLFVIPVGVPHVFRPVSTNVTEHPLIIYNCLFNAELIHTLTAIIQEKEIIQHLMDLAQNQVPYISVVDHNDRIEELMVKLYRESSVPGIGSSTMLYTLVSQLVLMTYRQLYQKEHDEENHSTGFDYILHYLKQHVSNRIRMSDLVRVSGWSEKQIGRMFLRHTGQTFSSYLQHLRIQKSCELLKSSQHKVSLIAELVGYRDMDSFYAAFKKITGETPLAYRKKSRVQHSGQ, translated from the coding sequence GTGAATTCATCTGTACAACTCATGAAAAGTGAATACTTTCTGCATAATCATTTGCAACTTTTTGTCAATCGTTGCTCTGAAGATTTTGTGCTTCCTTTTCACGCACATGATTTTATTGAATATAGCTACGTTGTCGAAGGAAAGGGCTTTCATCATATCGGTGAAGATGTCATTCCGGTGACAAAGGGGATGCTGTTTGTCATTCCTGTCGGCGTTCCTCATGTCTTTCGTCCTGTCAGCACCAACGTAACCGAGCATCCGTTAATTATATATAATTGCTTATTTAATGCTGAATTGATCCACACGCTGACAGCAATCATTCAGGAAAAAGAAATCATTCAACATCTGATGGATCTGGCACAAAATCAGGTTCCTTATATATCCGTTGTGGATCACAACGACCGGATTGAAGAACTAATGGTGAAGCTGTACCGTGAATCCTCCGTTCCGGGAATCGGTTCGTCTACCATGTTATACACCTTGGTAAGCCAGTTGGTATTGATGACCTACAGACAACTTTATCAAAAGGAACATGATGAAGAGAATCATTCCACCGGTTTTGATTACATTCTTCATTATCTCAAACAACACGTAAGCAATCGTATTCGGATGTCTGATCTGGTCCGTGTATCGGGCTGGAGCGAAAAACAGATTGGCCGAATGTTTCTGCGACATACTGGTCAGACCTTTAGCAGCTACCTGCAACACCTGCGTATACAAAAAAGCTGCGAACTTCTAAAGAGTTCACAGCACAAAGTCAGTCTGATTGCCGAGCTGGTCGGATATCGGGATATGGATTCATTCTATGCTGCATTCAAAAAAATAACAGGCGAAACACCTCTCGCCTATCGCAAAAAATCCAGAGTACAGCACTCTGGACAATAA